In Miscanthus floridulus cultivar M001 chromosome 5, ASM1932011v1, whole genome shotgun sequence, one genomic interval encodes:
- the LOC136450674 gene encoding thioredoxin-like fold domain-containing protein MRL7 homolog, chloroplastic isoform X2: MMLRLPTLTALKPSTPTVSSNPVGCSHGRRRKLIFASSAPPPSSSASRPPKPTSNPEPPKPTHEARIRNPDDSTEAGFPTTKPRKPRRGRRGEAAAVEDFVRGRLEQVFASIRERNPDVLEGKGDILKPKADEEQVPDEEREGEGEQKPVVEEEDPSWPLDADVGWGIRASEYFDKHSIRNVTVDGVEIDWEGEVDEGWVKEINCLEWESFAFHPSPLVVLVFERYNRAADNWKFLQELEKAAKVYWNAKDRLPPRTVKVDINIERDLAYALQVRECPQLLFLRGNKILYREKEIRTADELVQMIAHFYYNAKRPSCVNPEAVASF, from the exons ATGATGCTTCGTCTCCCCACCCTCACCGCCCTTAAACCCTCAACCCCCACCGTCAGCTCGAACCCTGTCGGCtgcagccatggccgccgccgcaagCTCATCTTCGCCTCATCCGCTCCTCCGCCGTCTTCTTCGGCTTCACGGCCTCCGAAGCCGACGTCGAACCCGGAACCACCGAAGCCCACACATGAGGCCCGCATCCGGAACCCGGATGACTCCACCGAGGCGGGGTTCCCCACGACCAAACCCCGGAAGCCGCGCCGTGGGCGCCGTGGCGAGGCGGCAGCCGTGGAGGACTTCGTCCGCGGCCGCCTCGAGCAGGTCTTCGCCTCCATCCGGGAGCGCAACCCCGACGTCCTCGAGGGCAAAGGCGACATCCTGAAGCCGAAAGCCGACGAGGAGCAAGTACCAGacgaggagagggagggagagggagaacaGAAGCCtgtggtggaagaggaggacCCGAGCTGGCCGCTGGATGCCGATGTCGGGTGGGGGATCCGGGCGTCAGAGTACTTCGACAAGCACTCGATCAGAAATGTCACGGTGGACGGGGTGGAGATCGATTGGGAAGGGGAGGTCGACGAGGGGTGGGTCAAGGAAATCAATTGCTTGGAGTGGGAGAGCTTCGCATTCCACCCCAGCCCCTTAGTCGTCCTAGTCTTCGAGCGCTACAACAG GGCTGCTGACAATTGGAAGTTTCTTCAAGAATTGGAAAAGGCTGCTAAGGTATACTGGAATGCTAAAGATCGCTTACCTCCTCGG ACAGTCAAAGTTGATATAAATATTGAGAGAGATTTGGCATATGCACTTCAAGTAAGAGAATGTCCGCAGTTATTGTTCCTTAGGGGAAATAAGATCTTATACAGAGAAAAAG AGATAAGGACTGCAGATGAGCTGGTTCAAATGATTGCCCATTTCTACTACAACGCAAAGAGGCCTTCTTGCGTTAATCCTGAAGCTGTTGCTTCTTTCTAG
- the LOC136450674 gene encoding thioredoxin-like fold domain-containing protein MRL7 homolog, chloroplastic isoform X1, which produces MMLRLPTLTALKPSTPTVSSNPVGCSHGRRRKLIFASSAPPPSSSASRPPKPTSNPEPPKPTHEARIRNPDDSTEAGFPTTKPRKPRRGRRGEAAAVEDFVRGRLEQVFASIRERNPDVLEGKGDILKPKADEEQVPDEEREGEGEQKPVVEEEDPSWPLDADVGWGIRASEYFDKHSIRNVTVDGVEIDWEGEVDEGWVKEINCLEWESFAFHPSPLVVLVFERYNRAADNWKFLQELEKAAKVYWNAKDRLPPRTVKVDINIERDLAYALQVRECPQLLFLRGNKILYREKVSVAKSSTNKSQRDCLSHISTEIRTADELVQMIAHFYYNAKRPSCVNPEAVASF; this is translated from the exons ATGATGCTTCGTCTCCCCACCCTCACCGCCCTTAAACCCTCAACCCCCACCGTCAGCTCGAACCCTGTCGGCtgcagccatggccgccgccgcaagCTCATCTTCGCCTCATCCGCTCCTCCGCCGTCTTCTTCGGCTTCACGGCCTCCGAAGCCGACGTCGAACCCGGAACCACCGAAGCCCACACATGAGGCCCGCATCCGGAACCCGGATGACTCCACCGAGGCGGGGTTCCCCACGACCAAACCCCGGAAGCCGCGCCGTGGGCGCCGTGGCGAGGCGGCAGCCGTGGAGGACTTCGTCCGCGGCCGCCTCGAGCAGGTCTTCGCCTCCATCCGGGAGCGCAACCCCGACGTCCTCGAGGGCAAAGGCGACATCCTGAAGCCGAAAGCCGACGAGGAGCAAGTACCAGacgaggagagggagggagagggagaacaGAAGCCtgtggtggaagaggaggacCCGAGCTGGCCGCTGGATGCCGATGTCGGGTGGGGGATCCGGGCGTCAGAGTACTTCGACAAGCACTCGATCAGAAATGTCACGGTGGACGGGGTGGAGATCGATTGGGAAGGGGAGGTCGACGAGGGGTGGGTCAAGGAAATCAATTGCTTGGAGTGGGAGAGCTTCGCATTCCACCCCAGCCCCTTAGTCGTCCTAGTCTTCGAGCGCTACAACAG GGCTGCTGACAATTGGAAGTTTCTTCAAGAATTGGAAAAGGCTGCTAAGGTATACTGGAATGCTAAAGATCGCTTACCTCCTCGG ACAGTCAAAGTTGATATAAATATTGAGAGAGATTTGGCATATGCACTTCAAGTAAGAGAATGTCCGCAGTTATTGTTCCTTAGGGGAAATAAGATCTTATACAGAGAAAAAG TTTCAGTTGCCAAGAGTTCTACTAATAAGTCACAACGTGATTGTCTTTCACATATTTCAACAGAGATAAGGACTGCAGATGAGCTGGTTCAAATGATTGCCCATTTCTACTACAACGCAAAGAGGCCTTCTTGCGTTAATCCTGAAGCTGTTGCTTCTTTCTAG